Genomic DNA from Methanobrevibacter millerae:
TTTTTTTAGGTAAAATCTGTTTAAATTGTATTTTTGGAATATACATTGGTATTTCGAAGTAATTAATAACATATGCGGATATTATAGCAATAAAGAAACTGAATATCGTTGAAATGAAATCAAAATTAAACACATAGTTTGTTACTTTTGCACTGATAAAAGAAAAGAAAATCAATATTATTATGCTATATAGTGAGAATATGATGAATAATTTAATTAAATTATAATCTTGGAAAATTCGGACTTTCAAGTCCATTTTTATTCATAATTGAGTACCATGATTTCCATATCGTAAAATTGCTGATAAAAAAGATGAATACCTTTTGTTTCTGTAGATAGCATCCTTTGGAAATTTTTCCCAGAGAAATTCCAAATCCGTGTTATATCTCTTTTCAACTCTATCCATCAATCTTTTTGTTTGAAAAAACTTGAAAACATTTGATCTTGTGCATTTCTCAATAATGTCTGTGATTATGCTTTCATATTCAATTTTCAGTTCTGCTGCAAACTTCCCGATTGGAGTTTTCACATCAACCAAAACATAATCCTCGTCCATTTCCAAATCAATCACTTTGGAAAATAATGTATTCTTTTCATAGATTATCACAGCCTTGAAGTTGGAATTGGAAAGGGTCTTTTCAAAGACATAATCCGGATTAAATCCGTAGTCTATCAGTTGATTTAATAATTTCCCTATTTTCAAGCAAATCAGACAAATTTCTCATAGATTAATATCTTGAAATTAAAATATTTATATGCTATTTTTTAAAATATTATTATGGAAGAAATATTTGAGGTAATCGGTGTTGAACACTTAAAGACAATATTGGCAGGATTGTCTCCGGAAGATATAGTAAAGCCGGCTTACGACAACTGGTTTCCAATGCAAAAAACAGGCCATACAGTCCTGGATTTGGAAACGGGAAAGGTCAGCGGCCTTTCAATAGAACACAACCAGATGCCCCTGCAGTCCATGATGTACATTGAACTGTATACCATAAAGGCAGGCGATTATCCGATAGGTCCGGAAGAGCTCTTTTCGAAAACGGAGTATGAGGAATTCATGGATTTCATGGAGGATGAACCCTCAGAGTTTGCCCCGGACATGGTAAGCATTTTCTGTGAGGAAAACGATATCGATGAGGATTCACGCACAGTCGGAATATTGGCTTACAGGTTTTCTCAAAACGACCAGTTGAACTATAACATGTGGGAATCATCCATTTTAAACAAGTATTATGACAAAACGGATGAAAACCACAATCCATTTAAATTCACCCAAAGCAGTTTATGATATGGGGGGTCAGCTATTAAATTCATAACATTAATTTTAAAGAATCCGTTCAGGAACAAGACTCGAAGCGCATTGTCCATTATTGGAATAGCTATTGGAATTGCAACAATCGTTGCTTTAGGCCTCATTACGGCGGGTCTTGAGGATTCCGTTCAGACGTCATTCAACGAGGGCGGAGCCGAAATAACCGTTATGAATTCAACGAATGTGGGCGGAGGCTCTGCATTGCTGGATTCTTCATTGATTGATGATTTGAAAAACGTAACGAACGTATCAGATGCAGCAGGCCAGCTGTCCGTCAGCGATTCCAATCCTCTTTTGGAACAGTCGGATAGCCCAGGCATGGGAACAAGGTTTTACGGAATAAACGCCTCCAAATTAAATCTGGTCGGCATTAAGGACGTAAACGGATCCGTTTATGAGGACGGTTCCTATGAAGCGATAGTCGGTTTAAGCTATAGTGATTTGTATAATGTAAGCATTGGAGACAATCTCACCCTTTTCGGCCATGATTTCGAGGTTGTGGGAATCTTTGAAAGCGGAAGCATGCTGGCAGACAACGGGGTTTACGCATCCCTGGATACCCTTCAAAATCTCTCGGATACAAGTGACGTCTCTTCAATCTATGTAAAGACGTCGGAAGGTGCAAACGATACGATTGTCGGCGATAACATTGAAGATAAGTATGGAAACCTGACTGTTCTCACCAGCGAAGAGCTCTCTTCAATATTCGATAATGTTACAGACATACTGGATACGGCATCCCTCGCCATTTCAGGCCTGGCAATATTTGTCGGAGCCATAGGCGTCGTAAACACAATGGTAATGACAGTATATGAAAGGACTAAAGAAATCGGCGTTTTAAAATCCATCGGATGGAAAAGCAAAAAGATACTGATGATGATTTTAGGAGAAACCCTTGTTTTAACAACATTATCGGGCATTGTCGGTTCGATTTTGGGAATATCCATAGCCGAAATCGGCGTAAAGCTTATCGGAAGGGAAGGATTCTCACTGGTCTACACTCCCAAGACATTCATATTGGCATTCGGCATCACGATTATCGTAGGAATTATCGGCGGAGTGTATCCCGCATACAAGGCATCCAAGCTTGCTCCAACTGAAGCATTGAGGTATGAATAGGTGATTTGATGGAATTTATCAGATTAATAAATGTTTTAAAGCAGTATGATAAGGGGGCAGTCACTGCACTTAATAATATTAATTTATCAATCGACAGGGGAAGCTTTGTATCCATTATCGGACCTTCCGGTTCGGGCAAATCAACATTATTGAATATGCTGGGTGCACTTGATTCTCCGGATTCCGGCCACGTTATTATTAACGGCATTGATCTGGCCTCACAGAAGGATTTAAGCGATTTTCGCCGTCATGAAATAGGCTTCGTATTTCAGCTTCATAACCTTTTGCCTAATCTTACGGTTCAGGAAAACGTTGAAATACCGCTGATGGATGCAAAGATGTCTGAAAAGGACAAGCATAGAAGGGCGCTGCTTTTCATCGAAGCGGTAGGGCTTCTGGATAAGAAAAATCAAAAGCCGAACAAATTGTCAGGCGGTGAACGCCAAAGGGTAGCTATTGCAAGGTCATTGGTTAATTTCCCGTCAATAATCCTCGCTGATGAGCCTACAGGGGCTTTGGATACAAAAACCGGCGCTAAGGTACTTGACGTTTTACGATTTGTCCATCAAACAATTAATGCAACGTTAATTATCGTCACTCACGACCATGACGTTGCCCGTTTGGCCGACAGGACAATAGAAATCAGGGACGGTCAGGTAATTAACGATTATTACAACAGGTAATCTTATCACTTGTTGTATTTTTTTAATTTTTCAAAATAAGCAATTATCTTATGATGCAAAAGAATACTACCACTTCTCTGAAGTGGTAGATGAATTTTTGCAAAAATGGTGGACTATTTTAAATCAAATGTTTTAAATAGTTTAATTGCCATATAAATTATTATAGTTTCAAATTTTTGACAAGACTAACCATTCAGTATTATAAGTTAACCTATCACTTGGTATTGGTTGTTAAATATCGTAGGAAAGTAATAACTGAGCCCATATTTGAGTCTTTAATTAATATATTTAATCGTGTGGGCAGTAACTATAGAATAAATGGTGGTTGAAGCTAATTTTGAGGCAAATCATAATACACATATTGTTTAAAAGTGGAACTGATGTTTAATATTCAAAGATTTCATTAATTCCTATAAAATCTACAAGCAGTAGAATAACATTAAAAAAGAATAATCCTAAAAATTATATGATAGTCTTTGGAGTGGAATCTTTTGGAAAAGAGGTTATTTTCATAGCTTACAACTGGTGGAGCTAAATATTGAAACATATTAAACAATATATCTAGAAAACCAACAAAGGAAGTAAAAAAAAATAATTATGAAAATAGTTAATAAAGGAATTAAAGTAAGAATTTATCCAAACAAAAAACAAGAGGAACTATTCCATAAAAATTTTGGAGCAAGTAGGTTTGTACATAATAACATCCTTGAAAGATTAAATAAATTACACGCCATCTATCCTAATCAATACAAATTAAATATAACTCTCATTAACACCTTTTTAAAACAATTAAAACAGGAAAATCCCTGGTTAGAAGAAATTGAAAGTACGAGTTTACAACAATCCAGCAGAGATTTATATAAGAGTTATCAAAATTTCTTTAAAAATCCAAAAACCAATTTCCCAAAATTCCACAGTAGAAAAAATACCAGATTAAGTTTCAGACAAACAATAGCCAAATACCCTATTAAAGACAAAAAGTTAATACTTCGAAAATATGGTTTAATCCGTTACAGAACAAGTAAAGAATATTATCAATTACTTAACTCCAATATTAAAATCAACAATATCACCATTACATACGATAATGGTAAATATTACGCTATCTTAAATATTGAAGCACCAATAGAAGAATGGAACAATACAAATCAATCAAAGGGTTACGACTTAAATTCCAACAGAAATTACTTTCTTGTAAGTAATACTGGTGAAAAATACAAATTTGATATAAATCATGAAAACCAAATGATTAAAAAATTAAACATTTCACTCAGTACAAAACAAAAAGGAAGCAGAGCATTTAAAAATATTCAAAAAAGATTACAAAACTGGTATACTAAAAGAACAAACAAATTAAACGACTTCATACAAAAATTAAGCACAACTTTAGTTAAAGAAAATGATACAATCGTATTAGAAGATAACTGGGCCAATATTAAAATTCTCATCGGTGGAGAACAAAATATGGTTTTTCCATTAATGAAATTTAAAGATATGCTTAATTATAAGTTTAATTGGTATAAACCGGACTGCGAAGGTCTTGTAACCGTAAACCCAAAAGGGACGAGCAAAACATGCTGCCATTGCCAACATGTTGTAGATGAATTATCACCTTCTGTTAGGCAATGGACATGTCCAAATTGTGGAATTGTCCTTGATAGAGATATTAATGCATCAATTAATATTTTAAACCGTTGGAACAACGGGGATCGCCTTTCAACTCGATGTTAGGAATCCATGACTTCTATAAGTCATGGTAGTTCAATCTTTGGATTTTCTGTCCAGCTGGAATTTCTTACGGGTATAGCAGGACAACGGGTTATTGATTCCCTTGCATAATCCGTCAGGCTTGCACAGCTGTGGCAGATGCATCTTTATCTTATCGCAGCTCATAGGCGTGTACCAGGTCGTTTCGCCTTCATGGTTGATGTTAATATCCTCATGCATTCCGAATCCGAGCTTTGATATGATATTGATTTTTTCCTGTGGCTGGTCTTCAAATAGCGGCGGCGTACAGTTGTCCGCAGCGTCAAATATTAACGGTAAAATTTCATTTCGGGTAATGCTCAAGTCAGGATCAACGTCTGAGACCTTTATCGTTTCATCTGATGCGAAAATCCTCGGATATAGGCGTGCATATGAAGCGAATGACGTTAATAAAAGAACGATTGCATCGTTACGTCCTCCTGAGGACACTCCATTAACGGTATTTTCAATGCATGGTGGAAACGCTTCGGGATTCAGCTTTCCTGCCTGTGCGGTTCCGAACAGTCCTCCGCTTCCGTCAAGGTAAGTGCTGTATTTGCCTATCTCTTCGGGAATGAATTCCTTAAGCTCTTCTGAAAGCTTGATTATCGCAGGATGCATTTCAACCCTTGAGGACATCTCCTTTATCCTTGCGATGTATTCCTCGGTTTTCTGCATTATCAGACGGGATAATATGAGTTCCTTGACGCTGTCACCAATCAGTATGTTGTACATTCTGTCGGGGCTTCTGTCGCTGAACTGGTCTGCATAATTGTCTAAAAACTCATCCTGCTGAAGGATAATGTCTCCCTTTTCAATTAAAAGCTCGCTTAATTTCAGTTTTTTACTAGCTATTACGTCCTTAAGTGAATTCCACTTTATCGCCCCGTCGGTTTTTATCTCATCGAGGATTTCATCCATGATTTCCTCCCTTGTTGACGGGGTCAGCTTGGCGAGCCTTTCCTGTATCAGTATTCCCTGGGACTCCACAAAAAGCCTGGTTTCCCTTGAGCCCGTATTGAACTGTATCGCTATCGCCTGGCAGAGGGCGTGGAATATTACGACGTCATGCTTGTAAATGGCATCGTTTAAGAGGTATTCGAACTCGTTTTGGGCATATTCCTTGTTGTTCTTTTTCTCGATTGCCCATTTGATGCGCTTAAAGGCCAGATCCTTATATGATTTGGGAATTAGAGAGTCATCTGAGATTTTCTGATTTGGAGTGTGGATTACCTCTTCAATAAGGTATTCATCTTCCTTGTCAAGCTGATTCAAATCACCGTAATCCTTGATGATTTCCCTTCCTTCATTTGATAGCGGGTTGATATATGAAATTTCTGCCATGTTTTTTAATTTTTTTTTCATATATTAAAAAATTAACTTATTTTCAAAAGCAATATTGCTTTCGGTTTGTATTTTTTCAATCAGCAAAGATTTTTAATAATAATTGCAATCAATCCTTAAATTTCAAGAAAAGCTATCTGAAAATAATACTTTTATAAAGAATCAGTAACAAATATACTAATGCTTAAAAAATTTAGGAGAAGAATGAATGACTAAAATATTTATTTCATGTGCACTTCCTTATGCAAATGGTCCGTGTCATCTGGGCCATATCCGTTCAACGTATCTGCCTGCGGACATTTTCGCAAGATACAACCGTATGGTCGGAAATGACGTGCTGATGGTTTGCGCCACTGATGAACATGGAACTCCAATTGCAGTAAAGGCTGACAAGGAGAATAAAAAGCCTATTGAAATTTCCAAACGTTATCATGACATGATTGTCAAGGACGTTGAATCAATGAACATTTCCCTTGACAATTTCACAAGAACAACCGATGAGCTTCACTATGAAATAGCTCAGAATTTCTTTAAGGACCTCTACGATAAGGGTCTGATTTACAGGCTGGATATCCAGCAGCTTTATTGTGAAAACTGCAAAAAATTCCTGCCGGACCGTTATGTTGAAGGATTATGTCCAGCATGCGGCTCTGAAGCCCGTGGAGACCACTGTGAAAAGTGCGGAAGGGCGCTTGATCCAACGGAACTTGATGAACCGAGATGTCTGACCTGCGGAAATACGCCGGTCATTAAGGATACATACCAATATGCCTTCAAGCTATCAGAATTTGAAGACGCATTAAAGGATTACATTGACAATAACGATAATCTGCCTGCAAACGTTAAGAACTACGCTTCCAACTGGCTTAAGGAAGGACTCAACGACTGGGTTCTCACAAGAGACATGGACTGGGGAATTCCGGTACCTCTTGATGAAGCCGAAGGAAAAGTGCTCTACGTTTGGATTGAGGCGTTTTTAGGTTATATTTCCTCAGCCGCCCAATGGTCAAGAAAAACCGGAATTAAATGGGAGGACTACTGGAACGATTACGTTGTCCACTTCATCGGAAAGGACATCATTTACCACCATTCCATTTTCTGGCCGGGTCTTTTAAACGCTTACGGCTGCAAGATGCCCGACATGATTTATGCAGGTGAGTTTTTATCCCTTGAAGGGGAAAAGATGTCCACCAGCAAGAACTGGGTTATCTGGATAGCCGACTTTGTAAAGGACTTTGAACCTGATTTATTAAGGTATTATTTAACGATTAACGCTCCTTTAAACAAGGATTCCGATTTCTCATGGGATGATTTCCAGAGAAGAAACAACGACGAGCTTGCAGACGTCATCGGAAACCTGCTTCACAGGACATTCACATTTACACATAAATTCTTTGACGGCAAGGTGCCTGAATATAGGAACCCATCAGCTGAGGATGAGGAGTTTGAAGCCGAAATCAGAAGGCTTCCGGACACCGTCGGCGAATTGATTTCAAATTACGATTTCAGGGAAGCCCTGCTTGAAATATTCAAGGTATCCAAAATAGGAAACAAGTATTTCAACGACCAGGAACCTTGGAAAGCCGTTAAGGAAGATTTCCAGAAGGCAGCCAACTGCCTATACCTATCCAATCAGTTGGCAAAATGCCTTGCTTATGTGTTAAAGCCGTTCCTGCCTACAAAGGCTGATGAAATAGCTGAGATACTGAATCTGCCTGATTTGGATAACTGGCAGGATGCCAAAGTGCCTCTTCCTGAAGGCTATGAGATTTCAAAGGCAAAACCGTTATTCAAGAAAATTGATGATGACGTTATTTTAAAAGAAAAGGAAAAACTGCAGGAAAACTTAAAATCAAATGAGGAAGATAATATGAGTGAAATTATAGATATTGATTATTTTGACAAAGTAGACATTAGAATAGGCCAGGTTAAAGAGGCCGAAAAGATAGAAAAATCAGACAAGCTATTAAAGTTACAGGTTGACATCGGATCCGAAACTAGACAAATCGTTTCCGGAATCGCAAACTACTACTCTCCTGAAGATTTAATCGGAAGGAAAGTTGTCGTTTTAGTTAACCTTAAACCTGCAAAGCTGTTCGGAACATTATCCGAAGGAATGATTCTTGCCACCGGCGATAATGTGGCTTTGCTTACTGCAAACGAAGATTGCGAAATCGGCGAAAGAATTCAATAAATCTGATAATATGGAAGAATCTGTCCTGGTAATTAAAGCGGAGAAATACCTCAAGGAAATTTCAAACGATGATATCCGCGTAGAGGATATCGATGAGTTTGACAATTTCAAATATCTTTACTTTAAGCTGGCTGACAGATTGGAAAAGCTAAAGCAGTTAAGGCGTGACATGGAGGTGCAGGGATACAGCACTCCATTCGCATCACTGAACAAATATGGAAACAAGTCAATCGGTGAGGTTTCACTTGAAGAGGTAAGCGAAAACAGCCGGCACAACCAGATGTTTCGAAACAAGGCCAATGCCAAGAAAAACATTCTCGACAGGGTCAAGTCAGCCATTGACTCACACCAAATCGCATTGGGCCATCTTGAACAGTACGGTTATCTCAAGTGCGATTCCTGCTACAAGAAATATTCAATATCCGAATACATTGCAATTAAAGGGAAGTGTAAATGCAGAAGCGAGTCATTTTCATTCAAGATAAGCAGGGAAAATACCTATAGGGTTGAAATAATTCCATATTTACCATTGTCCGGTAATTATCGTGTATTGATGGCTGATTTATCAAGATATGGCAGAAACGCCTTTAAAAAGGTTATCAATGCCCTTAAACAGGAACGTACCGGACACGTAAAAACCATCTCACCGTTATTTAGATATAAGGACAAGAACAATCGATGGCTGAGAAAAAGAGTTACCTTCGATTCAGAATTCGTTGACAATTATGAAGAGGAACTGAGAAAGACCTACGGAAAATATGTGCGTATTGAAAAGCTGGAGTTCCACAGGACAAAGCCGGCCATCATTGATGACAAGCATGCAAGAACCGCAATTGCCCTGGGATATGTCCGCTACGCCGAAAGCATCATCGACAGCATTCGTGATGACATCTTCAAAAGGCAGCTGACAGATTTCAAGCGAATAAACAACTATGATCTGATTATTCATAAGTACAGCAATTACACTCCGAATTTCATTGACGAGTTTGACGTTGCTGAAATCGAGAACTGGAGGGAAAACAAGATAAAGGAAGAGTTTTCCAAGTTTCATTACCTTGACCGCTACGGTGAATTGAACAGATCTCTTAAAAGGGATTTGAAAACCCGTGAAACTATTGAAAGAACAATATTCGAGGATATCGCTCCGGCATTGATAAGCTGGGACATTTTCCGGTATTATCTCACCACCTCCGTTTCCAACAGGAAGATTTCAACCGGACCGTTTCCGTATATCCGTGTTGAGCTTGACAGGCAGCAGAGGAGGGTTTTCCAGAAGACCTTCAGCGGCGTAATCGACATTTTAAACCAGTTCAGCGACATCAGGATACTAGAAGTTCCGGATAAGGATTTGATCCTTTATGAAAAGTTCAAGTTCGAAAAATTAATGAAAAGCTCCAACATCAAGGTCAACCATCCCGCTTTGGGAGCCGCTCACCTCTATTTGAACAGCGACATCGATTTGGAACTTATAAGCAATTCATTCTATATTAATGAGTCCAAAATCAGAAAGGAAATCAAGCACATCGAAAACATTAAAAACCCTAAAACTGACAAGTCAAAGAAATTCCTTGATTTAATTAAAGGATAGTGTCACTATGGATGAAGATGTAACTACAATTCATATAACCGAAACATTATCTTCATTTATGATTATAAATCTCCTGGAGGAGTATCCGAACCTTGAAAGGATAACCTGTGCGCCGAGCGTTTATGAAAGGA
This window encodes:
- the priL gene encoding DNA primase large subunit PriL, with the protein product MAEISYINPLSNEGREIIKDYGDLNQLDKEDEYLIEEVIHTPNQKISDDSLIPKSYKDLAFKRIKWAIEKKNNKEYAQNEFEYLLNDAIYKHDVVIFHALCQAIAIQFNTGSRETRLFVESQGILIQERLAKLTPSTREEIMDEILDEIKTDGAIKWNSLKDVIASKKLKLSELLIEKGDIILQQDEFLDNYADQFSDRSPDRMYNILIGDSVKELILSRLIMQKTEEYIARIKEMSSRVEMHPAIIKLSEELKEFIPEEIGKYSTYLDGSGGLFGTAQAGKLNPEAFPPCIENTVNGVSSGGRNDAIVLLLTSFASYARLYPRIFASDETIKVSDVDPDLSITRNEILPLIFDAADNCTPPLFEDQPQEKINIISKLGFGMHEDININHEGETTWYTPMSCDKIKMHLPQLCKPDGLCKGINNPLSCYTRKKFQLDRKSKD
- the metG gene encoding methionine--tRNA ligase; translation: MTKIFISCALPYANGPCHLGHIRSTYLPADIFARYNRMVGNDVLMVCATDEHGTPIAVKADKENKKPIEISKRYHDMIVKDVESMNISLDNFTRTTDELHYEIAQNFFKDLYDKGLIYRLDIQQLYCENCKKFLPDRYVEGLCPACGSEARGDHCEKCGRALDPTELDEPRCLTCGNTPVIKDTYQYAFKLSEFEDALKDYIDNNDNLPANVKNYASNWLKEGLNDWVLTRDMDWGIPVPLDEAEGKVLYVWIEAFLGYISSAAQWSRKTGIKWEDYWNDYVVHFIGKDIIYHHSIFWPGLLNAYGCKMPDMIYAGEFLSLEGEKMSTSKNWVIWIADFVKDFEPDLLRYYLTINAPLNKDSDFSWDDFQRRNNDELADVIGNLLHRTFTFTHKFFDGKVPEYRNPSAEDEEFEAEIRRLPDTVGELISNYDFREALLEIFKVSKIGNKYFNDQEPWKAVKEDFQKAANCLYLSNQLAKCLAYVLKPFLPTKADEIAEILNLPDLDNWQDAKVPLPEGYEISKAKPLFKKIDDDVILKEKEKLQENLKSNEEDNMSEIIDIDYFDKVDIRIGQVKEAEKIEKSDKLLKLQVDIGSETRQIVSGIANYYSPEDLIGRKVVVLVNLKPAKLFGTLSEGMILATGDNVALLTANEDCEIGERIQ
- a CDS encoding DUF530 domain-containing protein, with protein sequence MEESVLVIKAEKYLKEISNDDIRVEDIDEFDNFKYLYFKLADRLEKLKQLRRDMEVQGYSTPFASLNKYGNKSIGEVSLEEVSENSRHNQMFRNKANAKKNILDRVKSAIDSHQIALGHLEQYGYLKCDSCYKKYSISEYIAIKGKCKCRSESFSFKISRENTYRVEIIPYLPLSGNYRVLMADLSRYGRNAFKKVINALKQERTGHVKTISPLFRYKDKNNRWLRKRVTFDSEFVDNYEEELRKTYGKYVRIEKLEFHRTKPAIIDDKHARTAIALGYVRYAESIIDSIRDDIFKRQLTDFKRINNYDLIIHKYSNYTPNFIDEFDVAEIENWRENKIKEEFSKFHYLDRYGELNRSLKRDLKTRETIERTIFEDIAPALISWDIFRYYLTTSVSNRKISTGPFPYIRVELDRQQRRVFQKTFSGVIDILNQFSDIRILEVPDKDLILYEKFKFEKLMKSSNIKVNHPALGAAHLYLNSDIDLELISNSFYINESKIRKEIKHIENIKNPKTDKSKKFLDLIKG
- a CDS encoding RNA-guided endonuclease InsQ/TnpB family protein translates to MKIVNKGIKVRIYPNKKQEELFHKNFGASRFVHNNILERLNKLHAIYPNQYKLNITLINTFLKQLKQENPWLEEIESTSLQQSSRDLYKSYQNFFKNPKTNFPKFHSRKNTRLSFRQTIAKYPIKDKKLILRKYGLIRYRTSKEYYQLLNSNIKINNITITYDNGKYYAILNIEAPIEEWNNTNQSKGYDLNSNRNYFLVSNTGEKYKFDINHENQMIKKLNISLSTKQKGSRAFKNIQKRLQNWYTKRTNKLNDFIQKLSTTLVKENDTIVLEDNWANIKILIGGEQNMVFPLMKFKDMLNYKFNWYKPDCEGLVTVNPKGTSKTCCHCQHVVDELSPSVRQWTCPNCGIVLDRDINASINILNRWNNGDRLSTRC
- a CDS encoding transposase, whose product is MTRLTIQYYKLTYHLVLVVKYRRKVITEPIFESLINIFNRVGSNYRINGG
- a CDS encoding ABC transporter ATP-binding protein, whose product is MEFIRLINVLKQYDKGAVTALNNINLSIDRGSFVSIIGPSGSGKSTLLNMLGALDSPDSGHVIINGIDLASQKDLSDFRRHEIGFVFQLHNLLPNLTVQENVEIPLMDAKMSEKDKHRRALLFIEAVGLLDKKNQKPNKLSGGERQRVAIARSLVNFPSIILADEPTGALDTKTGAKVLDVLRFVHQTINATLIIVTHDHDVARLADRTIEIRDGQVINDYYNR
- a CDS encoding ABC transporter permease, coding for MSIIGIAIGIATIVALGLITAGLEDSVQTSFNEGGAEITVMNSTNVGGGSALLDSSLIDDLKNVTNVSDAAGQLSVSDSNPLLEQSDSPGMGTRFYGINASKLNLVGIKDVNGSVYEDGSYEAIVGLSYSDLYNVSIGDNLTLFGHDFEVVGIFESGSMLADNGVYASLDTLQNLSDTSDVSSIYVKTSEGANDTIVGDNIEDKYGNLTVLTSEELSSIFDNVTDILDTASLAISGLAIFVGAIGVVNTMVMTVYERTKEIGVLKSIGWKSKKILMMILGETLVLTTLSGIVGSILGISIAEIGVKLIGREGFSLVYTPKTFILAFGITIIVGIIGGVYPAYKASKLAPTEALRYE